GAAATTCCAATGGGGGCTTTTTGCGAATTTTCCGTTGGATTCGGATCCTGCGGTTGATTCGCTTTTTTGGAGGGAAAACGATCTTTGGCTATGTCAGTAGCGAAGATGTTGCGATTTTTACTCGAATTCTCTTTACGATTTTTTCGATTATTTTTGTCTATGCTGGTTTGATTTACCAGGTTGAACACACAAGTAATCCCCAAGCGTTTGCAACGTTTTTAGATTCGATTTATTTCTGCGTTACAACGATTACTACGGCTGGCTTTGGTGATATTACGCCGATTTCCCAAATGGGACGGTTCTTGACGATTTTGATGAGTATTACGGGATTGATCTTTATCCCTTGGCAGTTGGGCGATTTAGTCCGGCGGCTGGTGAAGACAGGGGATCAAGTGCAAATCATCTGTCGGCAGTGCGGTTGGTCAATTCATGATGCCGATGCAAGGTTTTGTAAGGTCTGTGGAACGGAGTTGCCCGTGAGTTCTCCTAGCCCAGAACCGCTTGTGTCGGATGGAGAACCTGAGTTGGATCTGCCCCGCGATCGCGCCTATCCCAAGGCTGTTGCGACGCAGAATAGCAAGGCTTCGGTCCATTCGACGATCGCGCCGTAGGTGTCCCCGGTTTGGCCGCCGAGTTTGTGCTGTAACCAGGCTCCGGTGAGGTAGGCGGTGAGGGGGCCTGCGATCGTGAGGCCCAGGGCTAAGCGGGATTGGGCAGGATGGAAGACAGACAGGAATCCGCCGAGGGCGATCAGCAGTAGCAAATTGGGCACGGTTTGCCAGCGGGATTGGATCGCTTCTTTGTGGAAGGCTCCTTTGCCTTGGGCTTTGAGGTAGGGATAGGCGGCGATCGCCCACAATTGTCCCCAGCGAGCCCAGCCTAGGGTCAACGCTAAAATCATTGGGCGGCCTGTGGGGAGGCTGCTGAGGGCTAGGATTTTGAGTACCAGAATCATGACTGCTACCATGGCTCCGAAGGCTCCCGTGCGACTGTCTGCCATGACGGTTAAACGGCGATCGGGATCCATAACGGCTAATCCATCGGCGGTGTCCATAGCTCCGTCCAAATGCAGTCCGCCGGTGAGCCTGAGTCCTGCGCCAACGAGGAGACCCGATCGGGCGAGAAGCGGCAGATGCAGCCCCTGGAGGCCCCAGTCTAGGAGTCCTAGCCCTAGGCCCAACCCTAGGCCAACCCACGGTGCAAATTGGGCAATTCCCCGAAAATCTTGGGGCCAATGGGAGGGCACGGGAAGGCAGGTATAAAAGGTGACTGCGCTAATAAATTTTGGGAGGATTCCCCTGAGCATCCATGCCATGGGTGAATAGGTTGATAATTCCGGTGTGGGGAACTGATGGGAGTTCTCCTTTCGCAGACTACCATGGCTGTGCTGGCCTCAGGGTGGCAGACTTTGGCCCCGCTCCCCTGAATAAGTATGGAATATGTGTGAAAACTGAGCGGAATTGAGTATAACTGAGGGAACTTGTTCACTAGTTTTCTTCGTCCTGTGTGCTCTGTTCGATCGTGAAATCTCTTCTTCATATGGGTTGTTTCGTTGGTTGGCTCAACCGTTCACTCAAGTTTCTAGGGTCTTCCTGGATTTTGTTGGATCAGCTCAAGGTACTGACGCACCGCCCTCGATCGTCCTATCGGATTAGGCAATTTGTGGGAAAGATCTCGGTGTTGCAGCCTATGCTGGATGGCCGATCGGGTTGCTTATGATGAAGAACAATGGATGGCCCCATTTGCGATCGATCATTCCCTTGGGATAGTTGCATCACCCCCAGTCAAACGTTCTTAAAGGATCTAGTTCACCCAGGCTTGCTATGAGTCAAAATTCTTCTTCCCGACCTGCCAGATTTCCTGCTCCTTGTATTGTCGATCGGGGGCTTGTGGTTGATAAGCGGGATATGCAACGGTTGCTGACGGATTTGCGGCGTGTGCGCTATCTCTATTTCCAGGATGGCAAGGTTGCGTCGGAGGGGGAGGGCTGCATTGTTGAGGTGATTGCAGACCCCCAGAGTTCGACGTTGGTGGCGAATCGATCGCTGTATATCAATGTTTGTAGTTTTGACTATTTGGAGTTGCGGCAGGTGGCTGGTGCTGGGGGCGAGGGGCAGCAGGCTTGTTTTGATTTGGTGCAAGAGAGTTGGTTGCTGCGGTTGCTTCCGGTGTCTGATCCGTTGCAGGCGAGATCCGATCGACAGTTGAATGCGGCGGCGTTGGAGGCGGTGGTGGCGGATGTGCTGTCTGCGAGTTGGGATCCTCAGTTTGATGATGAGGATGGGGTGGATTTTTAAGGGAATTGCTAGGTTCTGGTCAAGGCTAGGCATCCGGGATGTGCCTAAAGGGGCGATCGGTTGCCTCTAAAATTTCGTCTGTGATTGCACAGGCTACGGTTTCGATGTTGGGATTATTCAACTGCCTGTTTGGCGACGGGAGGGTTAGGCGGGTGCTTTTAACGACTCA
The window above is part of the Alkalinema sp. FACHB-956 genome. Proteins encoded here:
- the cobS gene encoding adenosylcobinamide-GDP ribazoletransferase; its protein translation is MAWMLRGILPKFISAVTFYTCLPVPSHWPQDFRGIAQFAPWVGLGLGLGLGLLDWGLQGLHLPLLARSGLLVGAGLRLTGGLHLDGAMDTADGLAVMDPDRRLTVMADSRTGAFGAMVAVMILVLKILALSSLPTGRPMILALTLGWARWGQLWAIAAYPYLKAQGKGAFHKEAIQSRWQTVPNLLLLIALGGFLSVFHPAQSRLALGLTIAGPLTAYLTGAWLQHKLGGQTGDTYGAIVEWTEALLFCVATALG
- a CDS encoding ion transporter, which produces MTFRERVASYLEDIETPIGRVVNLLITGLVLLSSAIFVAETYALPESVKPWLDQGQMAILGLFVLEYGLRFWCSDRKVKFVFSIYSIIDLLAIVPFLLGNSNGGFLRIFRWIRILRLIRFFGGKTIFGYVSSEDVAIFTRILFTIFSIIFVYAGLIYQVEHTSNPQAFATFLDSIYFCVTTITTAGFGDITPISQMGRFLTILMSITGLIFIPWQLGDLVRRLVKTGDQVQIICRQCGWSIHDADARFCKVCGTELPVSSPSPEPLVSDGEPELDLPRDRAYPKAVATQNSKASVHSTIAP